In Gemmatimonadetes bacterium T265, one DNA window encodes the following:
- the rpsH gene encoding 30S ribosomal protein S8, producing the protein MSMTDPIADMLTRIRNACTSKHRRVDMPASKMKVEIARLLKEHNFIQDYRLVETEEGRQALRVVLKYATGGAPVIRELKRVSTPGLRRYVGVTEIPRVRNGLGIAILSTSQGVLSDRQARVQRTGGELLALVW; encoded by the coding sequence ATGAGCATGACCGACCCGATCGCCGACATGCTCACGCGGATCCGGAACGCTTGCACGAGCAAGCACCGGCGCGTGGACATGCCGGCGTCGAAGATGAAAGTCGAGATCGCGCGGCTCCTCAAGGAGCACAACTTCATCCAGGACTACCGCCTGGTGGAGACCGAGGAGGGGCGCCAGGCGCTCCGCGTGGTGCTCAAGTACGCGACCGGCGGCGCGCCGGTCATCCGGGAGCTCAAGCGCGTCTCGACGCCGGGGCTCCGCCGCTACGTCGGGGTGACCGAGATCCCGCGCGTCCGCAACGGGCTCGGGATCGCGATCCTCAGCACGTCGCAGGGCGTGCTCTCGGACCGCCAGGCGCGCGTGCAGCGCACCGGCGGCGAGCTCCTCGCCCTCGTCTGGTAA
- the rpsN gene encoding 30S ribosomal protein S14, with product MAKTSKIVRNQQRTALVAKYAEKRSALRATIKNVATSDEDKQAAYAALRKLPRDSSPTRYKNRCAMTGRPRAYLRQFGLSRITFREMALQGLIPGVTKASW from the coding sequence ATGGCCAAGACGAGCAAGATCGTTCGGAACCAGCAGCGCACGGCGCTGGTCGCGAAGTACGCGGAAAAGCGTTCGGCGCTCCGGGCCACGATCAAGAACGTGGCGACGAGCGACGAGGACAAGCAGGCCGCGTACGCCGCGCTGCGGAAGCTGCCGCGCGACTCGTCGCCGACGCGGTACAAGAACCGGTGCGCGATGACCGGGCGGCCGCGGGCGTACCTGCGGCAGTTCGGCCTCTCGCGCATCACGTTCCGCGAGATGGCGCTGCAGGGGCTGATCCCGGGCGTCACGAAGGCGAGCTGGTAG
- the rplN gene encoding 50S ribosomal protein L14, with translation MIQQESMVRVADNSGAKRALVIRVLGGTGRRYAGLGDQVIVAVKDALPNGTVKKSDVAKAVVVRTAKETRRKDGSYIRFDENAVVIINDAGEPRATRIFGPVARELRERRYMKIVSLAPEVL, from the coding sequence ATGATTCAACAGGAATCGATGGTCCGGGTGGCGGACAACTCGGGCGCGAAGCGCGCGCTCGTGATCCGCGTCCTGGGCGGCACCGGACGCCGCTACGCCGGCCTGGGCGACCAGGTGATCGTGGCGGTCAAGGACGCGCTGCCCAACGGGACCGTGAAGAAGAGCGACGTCGCGAAGGCGGTGGTCGTGCGCACGGCGAAGGAGACCCGCCGCAAGGACGGGAGCTACATCCGCTTCGACGAGAACGCGGTGGTGATCATCAACGACGCCGGCGAGCCGCGTGCGACGCGCATCTTCGGCCCGGTGGCGCGCGAGCTCCGCGAGCGGCGCTACATGAAGATCGTCTCGCTCGCCCCCGAGGTGCTCTGA
- the rplP gene encoding 50S ribosomal protein L16 → MLSPKRVKFRKMFKGRMTGTAYRGSEVSFGHFGLQAMEPGWVSNRQIEACRVAISRSIKRGGKIWIRIFPDKPITKKPAETRMGKGKGSPEAWVAVVKPGRMMFELEGVPREVAEQAMALAAAKLSVKSKFVAREDAHAAGAAATEEAH, encoded by the coding sequence ATGCTGAGTCCCAAGCGCGTCAAGTTCCGCAAGATGTTCAAGGGCCGGATGACCGGGACCGCGTACCGCGGCTCGGAGGTCTCGTTCGGCCACTTCGGGCTGCAGGCGATGGAGCCCGGCTGGGTGAGCAACCGGCAGATCGAGGCGTGCCGCGTCGCGATCAGCCGGAGCATCAAGCGCGGCGGCAAGATCTGGATCCGGATCTTCCCCGACAAGCCGATCACGAAGAAGCCCGCCGAGACCCGCATGGGGAAGGGCAAGGGCTCGCCGGAGGCGTGGGTGGCCGTGGTCAAGCCGGGCCGGATGATGTTCGAGCTCGAGGGCGTCCCGCGCGAGGTCGCCGAGCAGGCGATGGCGCTCGCGGCGGCCAAGCTGAGCGTAAAGAGCAAGTTCGTCGCCCGCGAGGACGCCCACGCGGCCGGCGCGGCCGCCACGGAGGAGGCCCACTAA
- the rpsC gene encoding 30S ribosomal protein S3, translating into MGQKTHPIGFRLGISRDHRSTWYAGKKEMPQLLKEDALLRKYLRQRMGHAAIADVTIERKPGKVVVTIHTGRPGVVIGKKGAEVDKLRDELAQLTGKEVGVNVEEIKRPEVEAQLVADSIAQQLAGRVSFRRAMKRAVQSAMRSGAQGIKVKAGGRLGGAEIARVEGYHEGRVPLHTLRADIDYATSTAKTTFGTIGVKVWVFKGEVVEGRRAGATTYSSAS; encoded by the coding sequence ATGGGACAGAAGACGCACCCGATCGGCTTCCGACTCGGCATCTCGCGCGACCACCGGTCGACGTGGTATGCCGGCAAGAAGGAAATGCCGCAGCTGTTGAAGGAAGACGCGCTGCTCCGGAAGTACCTGCGGCAGCGCATGGGCCACGCGGCGATCGCGGACGTGACGATCGAGCGCAAGCCGGGCAAGGTGGTGGTGACGATCCACACCGGCCGCCCGGGCGTGGTGATCGGCAAGAAGGGCGCGGAGGTCGACAAGCTGCGCGACGAGCTCGCGCAGCTGACGGGCAAGGAGGTCGGCGTGAACGTGGAGGAGATCAAGCGCCCCGAGGTCGAGGCGCAGCTGGTCGCCGACTCGATCGCGCAGCAGCTCGCCGGGCGCGTGAGCTTCCGCCGCGCGATGAAGCGCGCCGTGCAGAGCGCGATGCGCTCCGGCGCGCAGGGCATCAAGGTCAAGGCGGGTGGGCGGCTCGGCGGCGCGGAGATCGCGCGCGTCGAGGGCTACCACGAGGGGCGCGTGCCGCTCCACACGCTGCGCGCCGACATCGACTACGCGACGAGCACCGCCAAGACCACGTTCGGCACGATCGGGGTGAAGGTGTGGGTGTTCAAGGGCGAGGTCGTCGAGGGGCGCCGCGCCGGCGCGACCACGTATTCGAGCGCGAGCTGA
- the rpsS gene encoding 30S ribosomal protein S19, with protein sequence MARSIKKGPFVQEALADKVDVLNGRNEKRVVKTWSRASTILPEFVGHTFAVHNGNKFIPVYVTENMVGHKLGEFSPTRLFRGHVAQKTDKKAGGAKR encoded by the coding sequence ATGGCACGCAGCATCAAGAAGGGCCCGTTCGTGCAGGAGGCCTTGGCGGACAAGGTCGACGTGCTGAACGGCCGCAACGAGAAGCGGGTCGTGAAGACCTGGTCGCGTGCGTCGACGATCCTCCCGGAGTTCGTCGGGCACACCTTCGCCGTGCACAACGGCAACAAGTTCATCCCGGTCTACGTGACCGAGAACATGGTCGGGCACAAGCTCGGCGAGTTCTCGCCCACGCGGCTCTTCCGCGGCCACGTCGCGCAGAAGACCGACAAGAAGGCCGGCGGCGCGAAGCGCTAA
- the rplB gene encoding 50S ribosomal protein L2 — protein sequence MPIRQFKPVTKGTRFRTVSDFSEITRTTPEKSLTEALPRSGGRDNHGHISMRRIGGGNKRKYRIIDFKRNKHGVAATVRHIEYDPNRSARIALVEYPDGEKRYILHPKGLGVGDTVTAGPGSDVRTGNALPLGEVPLGTAVHNVELKPGKGGQMARSAGTSLQVVAKEGEYVTLRLPSTETRMIHRRCLATIGEVGNAEHELVSWGKAGKTRWMGHRPKVRGEVMNPVDHPHGGRTRGGRNVVSPWGKKEGVKTRDRKKASTRLIVRGRRRGKATQ from the coding sequence ATGCCGATTCGTCAGTTCAAGCCCGTCACCAAGGGCACGCGCTTCCGCACCGTCTCGGACTTCTCCGAGATCACGCGCACGACGCCGGAGAAGTCGCTCACCGAGGCGCTGCCGCGCTCGGGCGGCCGCGACAACCACGGCCACATCTCGATGCGCCGCATCGGGGGCGGGAACAAGCGGAAGTACCGCATCATCGACTTCAAGCGCAACAAGCACGGCGTCGCCGCGACGGTGCGCCACATCGAGTACGACCCGAACCGCTCGGCGCGCATCGCGCTCGTCGAGTACCCGGACGGCGAGAAGCGCTACATCCTGCACCCGAAGGGGCTGGGCGTGGGCGACACGGTCACGGCGGGCCCCGGCTCGGACGTGCGCACGGGCAACGCCCTGCCGTTGGGCGAGGTGCCGCTCGGCACGGCGGTGCACAACGTCGAGCTCAAGCCCGGCAAGGGCGGGCAGATGGCGCGCTCGGCGGGCACGTCGCTCCAGGTCGTGGCCAAGGAGGGCGAGTACGTCACGCTCCGCCTGCCGTCGACCGAGACGCGGATGATCCACCGCCGCTGCCTCGCGACGATCGGTGAGGTCGGCAACGCGGAGCACGAGCTGGTGAGCTGGGGCAAGGCAGGCAAGACGCGCTGGATGGGCCACCGCCCGAAGGTGCGCGGCGAGGTGATGAACCCCGTCGACCACCCGCACGGCGGGCGCACGCGCGGCGGGCGCAACGTCGTCAGCCCGTGGGGCAAGAAGGAGGGCGTCAAGACGCGCGACAGGAAGAAGGCGTCGACCCGGCTGATCGTGCGCGGCCGCCGCCGCGGCAAGGCCACGCAGTAA
- the rplW gene encoding 50S ribosomal protein L23 has protein sequence MPTLHRTIVRPIITEQTSLAYQEKGEYVFEVNPAANKQEIRQAIEKLFGVKVTAVWTMNVRGKAKRVGTNLGRRPHWKKAIVTLRQGDTIEGFGFEG, from the coding sequence ATGCCCACGCTGCACCGCACCATCGTGCGGCCGATCATCACCGAACAGACGTCGCTCGCCTACCAGGAGAAGGGCGAGTACGTGTTCGAGGTGAACCCGGCCGCGAACAAGCAGGAGATCCGCCAGGCGATCGAGAAGCTCTTCGGCGTGAAGGTCACGGCCGTGTGGACGATGAACGTCCGCGGCAAGGCCAAGCGCGTCGGGACCAACCTCGGCCGCCGCCCGCACTGGAAGAAGGCGATCGTGACGCTCCGCCAGGGCGACACGATCGAGGGCTTCGGCTTCGAGGGCTAA
- the rplD gene encoding 50S ribosomal protein L4 has protein sequence MTETNDNSQAYATEPLQAASYAADGTARGERVTLPAELYDGTVNVPVMHQAVKAYLANQRQGTASTKTRGLVTGGNQKPWKQKGTGRARQGSTRAPHWPGGGTVFGPTPRDYTQRLNRKVKALARKSALNARAREGDLLVVESLAMDAPSTKNFLALLGRLGVAEKKVLVLTNGVREATYLSARNVGRVHVMPYSDASTYHVLWSDVVVVERAALTAPPKAAEEDAAALAELAAGARGASTTEAEA, from the coding sequence ATGACCGAGACGAACGACAACTCGCAGGCGTACGCGACCGAGCCGCTGCAGGCCGCGTCGTACGCCGCCGACGGCACGGCGCGCGGCGAGCGCGTGACGCTCCCCGCCGAGCTCTACGACGGGACGGTGAACGTGCCCGTGATGCACCAGGCGGTGAAGGCGTACCTCGCCAACCAGCGCCAGGGCACCGCATCGACGAAGACCCGCGGCCTCGTCACGGGCGGCAACCAGAAGCCCTGGAAGCAGAAGGGCACCGGCCGCGCGCGCCAGGGCTCGACCCGGGCGCCGCACTGGCCGGGCGGCGGTACCGTGTTCGGCCCGACCCCGCGCGACTACACGCAGCGGCTCAACCGCAAGGTGAAGGCGCTCGCGCGCAAGAGCGCGCTCAACGCCCGCGCCCGCGAGGGCGACCTGCTCGTCGTCGAGTCGCTCGCGATGGACGCGCCGAGCACGAAGAACTTCCTCGCCCTGCTCGGCCGCCTCGGCGTCGCCGAGAAGAAGGTGCTCGTCCTGACCAACGGCGTGCGCGAGGCGACGTACCTGAGCGCCCGCAACGTCGGCCGCGTGCACGTGATGCCCTACTCCGACGCGTCGACCTACCACGTGCTGTGGTCGGACGTCGTCGTCGTCGAGCGGGCCGCGCTGACCGCGCCGCCGAAGGCGGCCGAAGAGGACGCGGCCGCGCTCGCCGAACTCGCCGCCGGGGCGCGCGGGGCGTCCACCACCGAGGCGGAGGCCTAA
- the rplC gene encoding 50S ribosomal protein L3: MIGIIGKKLGMTQIFNEQGQQVPVTVIEAEPNRVTRVLDKATAGYASVELGHGAFRTPRENGPGEKTPKGRRATRAALGHAAKAGLDYAPRHLRSFRLDDAPGKNPEVPTFTPGQTLGVDIFAAGERVKVTGTTKGRGFQGVVKRHGFGGGPNTHGNTKHRKPGSIGPGTDPSRVIKGKKMPGHYGDERHTQSGLRVEKIDTERNLIYVRGAVAGPTNGIVLVRKQG; this comes from the coding sequence ATGATCGGCATCATCGGGAAGAAGCTGGGCATGACCCAGATCTTCAACGAGCAGGGCCAGCAGGTCCCGGTCACGGTCATCGAGGCCGAGCCGAACCGGGTCACCCGGGTGCTCGACAAGGCGACCGCGGGCTACGCGTCGGTCGAGCTCGGGCACGGGGCGTTCCGCACGCCGCGCGAGAACGGGCCGGGCGAGAAGACGCCCAAGGGCCGCCGCGCGACGCGGGCCGCGTTAGGCCACGCCGCGAAGGCGGGGCTCGACTACGCGCCGCGCCACCTCCGCTCCTTCCGCCTGGACGACGCGCCGGGCAAGAACCCCGAGGTCCCGACGTTCACGCCGGGGCAGACGCTCGGGGTCGACATCTTTGCCGCCGGCGAGCGCGTCAAGGTCACCGGCACGACCAAGGGCCGCGGCTTCCAGGGCGTCGTCAAGCGCCACGGCTTCGGCGGCGGGCCCAACACGCACGGCAACACGAAGCACCGCAAGCCGGGCTCGATCGGCCCCGGCACCGACCCGTCGCGCGTCATCAAGGGCAAGAAGATGCCCGGCCACTACGGCGACGAGCGGCACACCCAGAGCGGCCTCCGCGTCGAGAAGATCGACACGGAGCGCAACCTGATCTACGTCCGCGGCGCGGTGGCCGGCCCGACGAACGGGATCGTCCTCGTGCGCAAGCAGGGTTGA
- the rpsJ gene encoding 30S ribosomal protein S10: MAGRIRIRLKAFDHAVIDQASSDIVRTAEKTGAQVSGPIPLPTKTQRWTVLRSPHVDKKSREQFQLKTHKRLIDILDSRAQTVDALTKLDLPAGVDVEIKVE, translated from the coding sequence ATGGCCGGCCGCATCCGCATCCGCCTCAAGGCGTTCGACCACGCCGTGATCGACCAGGCGTCGTCCGACATCGTGCGCACCGCCGAGAAGACGGGCGCGCAGGTGTCGGGGCCGATCCCGCTCCCGACGAAGACGCAGCGGTGGACGGTGCTCCGTTCGCCGCACGTCGACAAGAAGTCGCGCGAGCAGTTCCAGCTGAAGACGCACAAGCGCCTCATCGACATCCTCGACAGCCGCGCGCAGACGGTCGACGCGCTCACGAAGCTCGACCTGCCGGCCGGGGTCGACGTCGAGATCAAGGTCGAGTAG
- the tuf1_1 gene encoding elongation factor Tu, which translates to MAKAKFERTKPHVNVGTIGHVDHGKTTLTAAITTIQANKGLAQKVAFDQIDKAPEERERGITISTAHVEYESPKRHYAHVDCPGHADYVKNMITGAAQMDGAILVVSAADGPMPQTREHILLARQVNVPYIVVFMNKVDMVDDPELLDLVELEVRELLSQYNFPGDEIPIIKGSALQALQSGDPAGEWGSKIGELMDALDSYIPQPVREVERPFLMPVEDVFSITGRGTVATGRIERGVIKVQEEVALVGFNADKKTVVTGVEMFRKLLDQGEAGDNVGLLLRGVAKEEIERGMVLAKAGSITPHTDFQAEVYVLTKEEGGRHTPFFKGYRPQFYFRTTDVTGTCELPEGMEMVMPGDNVQMTIRLITPIAMDEGLRFAIREGGRTVGAGVVTKILK; encoded by the coding sequence ATGGCCAAGGCCAAGTTTGAGCGGACGAAGCCGCACGTGAACGTGGGGACGATCGGGCACGTGGACCATGGGAAGACGACGCTGACGGCGGCGATCACGACGATCCAGGCGAACAAGGGGCTGGCGCAGAAGGTGGCGTTCGACCAGATCGACAAGGCGCCGGAGGAGCGGGAGCGGGGGATCACGATCTCGACGGCGCACGTGGAGTACGAGAGCCCGAAGCGGCACTACGCGCACGTGGACTGCCCGGGGCACGCGGACTACGTGAAGAACATGATCACGGGGGCGGCGCAGATGGACGGGGCGATCCTGGTCGTCTCGGCCGCGGACGGCCCGATGCCGCAGACGCGGGAGCACATCCTGTTGGCGCGGCAGGTGAACGTGCCCTACATCGTCGTCTTCATGAACAAGGTGGACATGGTCGACGACCCGGAGTTGCTGGACCTGGTGGAGCTGGAGGTGCGGGAGCTCCTGAGCCAGTACAACTTCCCCGGCGACGAGATCCCGATCATCAAGGGCTCGGCGCTGCAGGCGCTGCAGAGCGGGGACCCGGCGGGCGAGTGGGGGAGCAAGATCGGGGAGCTGATGGACGCGCTGGACAGCTACATCCCGCAGCCGGTGCGCGAGGTGGAGCGGCCGTTCCTGATGCCGGTGGAGGACGTCTTCTCGATCACGGGCCGGGGGACGGTGGCGACGGGGCGGATCGAGCGCGGCGTGATCAAGGTGCAGGAGGAGGTGGCGCTGGTCGGGTTCAACGCCGACAAGAAGACGGTGGTCACGGGCGTGGAGATGTTCCGGAAGCTGCTGGACCAGGGCGAGGCGGGGGACAACGTGGGGCTCCTGCTGCGGGGCGTGGCGAAGGAGGAGATCGAGCGCGGGATGGTCTTGGCGAAGGCGGGGAGCATCACGCCGCACACGGACTTCCAGGCGGAGGTCTACGTGCTGACGAAGGAGGAGGGGGGGCGGCACACGCCGTTCTTCAAGGGCTACCGGCCGCAGTTCTACTTCCGGACGACGGACGTGACGGGCACGTGCGAGCTGCCGGAGGGGATGGAGATGGTGATGCCGGGGGACAACGTGCAGATGACGATCCGGCTGATCACGCCGATCGCGATGGACGAGGGGCTCCGGTTCGCCATCCGCGAGGGCGGCCGCACCGTCGGCGCCGGCGTCGTTACCAAAATCCTGAAGTAA
- the fusA2 gene encoding elongation factor G 2 → MPRTTPLEQYRNIGIMAHIDAGKTTTTERILYYTGKSHKIGEVHDGAATMDWMEQEQERGITITSAATTCFWQRHGQSDKTGQGPEFRINIIDTPGHVDFTVEVERSLRVLDGAVALLDSVAGVEPQTETVWRQADRYRVPRMIFANKMDRTGANFERCLSMIQDRLSRKAFPLQLPVGSGELFTGHIDVIERKQYIFDEETLGKTFTVSEIPADLRDASEAARHAAIEAAVEYDDELIEKYLAGEELTVEEIRRAIRKATIAMEFVPVLCGASFKNKGVQALLDAVIDYLPAPRDVPAIQGHLPHHDETFETRDVSDEAPFSALAFKIATDPFVGKLTFFRVYSGVLASGSYVYNSTKDKRERVSRLLQMHANKRDEIAEVRAGDIAAAIGLRDTRTGDTLCDDDQPIILEAMKFPTPVIDVAIEPKTKADQDKLAIALQKLSEEDPTFRVHTDAETAQTIISGMGELHLEIIVDRMQREFKVDANVGRPQVAYRETIRKRVDKVEGKFVRQSGGKGQYGHVVINMEPAEPGQGFVFEDKIVGGVVPREYIGPVEQGIKEALENGILAGYPMVDIKVQLVFGSYHEVDSSEMAFKIAGSMAFKEAAQKASPALLEPVMKVEVVTPDAYMGDVLGDISSRRGKIGGMDQRGEAQVINAIVPLAEMFGYSTKLRSMSQGRAVYSMEFAHYEEVPKAKADEIIQKVKA, encoded by the coding sequence ATGCCACGGACAACCCCGCTCGAGCAGTACCGCAACATCGGCATCATGGCGCACATCGACGCCGGCAAGACGACGACGACCGAGCGCATTCTGTACTACACGGGCAAGTCGCACAAAATCGGCGAGGTGCACGACGGCGCCGCGACGATGGACTGGATGGAGCAGGAGCAGGAGCGCGGCATCACGATCACCTCGGCCGCGACCACCTGCTTCTGGCAGCGCCACGGCCAGAGCGACAAGACGGGGCAGGGGCCGGAGTTTCGCATCAACATCATCGACACGCCCGGCCACGTCGACTTCACGGTCGAGGTCGAGCGGTCGCTCCGCGTGCTCGACGGCGCCGTCGCGCTCCTCGACTCGGTGGCCGGCGTGGAGCCGCAGACCGAGACGGTGTGGCGCCAGGCGGACCGCTACCGCGTGCCGCGGATGATCTTCGCGAACAAGATGGACCGTACGGGCGCGAACTTCGAGCGCTGCCTGTCGATGATCCAGGACCGGCTGAGCCGTAAGGCGTTCCCGCTGCAGCTGCCCGTGGGCTCGGGCGAGCTCTTCACCGGGCACATCGACGTCATCGAGCGCAAGCAGTACATCTTCGACGAGGAGACGCTCGGCAAGACGTTCACGGTCAGCGAGATCCCGGCCGACCTGCGCGACGCCTCGGAAGCCGCGCGCCACGCGGCGATCGAAGCCGCGGTCGAGTACGACGACGAGCTGATCGAGAAGTACCTCGCGGGCGAGGAGCTGACGGTCGAGGAGATCCGCCGCGCGATCCGCAAGGCGACGATCGCGATGGAGTTCGTGCCGGTGCTCTGCGGCGCCTCGTTCAAGAACAAGGGCGTGCAGGCGCTGCTCGACGCGGTGATCGACTACCTCCCGGCGCCGCGCGACGTGCCCGCGATCCAGGGCCACCTGCCGCACCACGACGAGACGTTCGAGACGCGCGACGTGAGCGACGAGGCGCCGTTCTCGGCGCTCGCGTTCAAGATCGCGACCGACCCGTTCGTGGGGAAGCTGACGTTCTTCCGCGTCTACTCGGGCGTGCTCGCCTCGGGCTCCTACGTCTACAACTCGACGAAGGACAAGCGCGAGCGCGTGAGCCGCCTGCTGCAGATGCACGCGAACAAGCGCGACGAAATCGCCGAGGTGCGCGCGGGCGACATCGCCGCGGCGATCGGGCTGCGCGACACGCGGACCGGCGACACGCTCTGCGACGACGACCAGCCGATCATCCTCGAGGCGATGAAGTTCCCGACGCCGGTCATCGACGTCGCGATCGAGCCGAAGACGAAGGCCGACCAGGACAAGCTCGCGATCGCCCTGCAGAAGCTGAGCGAGGAAGACCCGACGTTCCGCGTGCACACCGACGCGGAGACGGCGCAGACGATCATCTCCGGGATGGGCGAGCTGCACCTGGAAATCATCGTCGACCGCATGCAGCGCGAGTTCAAGGTCGACGCGAACGTGGGCCGCCCGCAGGTGGCCTACCGCGAGACGATCCGGAAGCGCGTCGACAAGGTCGAGGGGAAGTTCGTCCGGCAGTCGGGCGGCAAGGGCCAGTACGGCCACGTGGTCATCAACATGGAGCCGGCCGAGCCGGGCCAGGGCTTCGTGTTCGAGGACAAGATCGTGGGCGGTGTGGTGCCGCGCGAGTACATCGGGCCGGTCGAGCAGGGCATCAAGGAGGCGCTCGAGAACGGCATCCTCGCCGGCTACCCGATGGTCGACATCAAGGTTCAGCTCGTCTTTGGGTCGTACCACGAGGTCGACTCGAGCGAGATGGCGTTCAAGATCGCCGGCTCGATGGCCTTCAAGGAGGCCGCGCAGAAGGCGAGCCCGGCGCTCCTGGAGCCGGTGATGAAGGTCGAGGTCGTCACGCCGGACGCCTACATGGGCGACGTGTTGGGCGACATCTCGAGCCGCCGCGGCAAGATCGGCGGGATGGACCAGCGGGGCGAGGCGCAGGTGATCAACGCGATCGTACCGCTGGCGGAGATGTTCGGCTACTCGACGAAGCTGCGCTCGATGTCGCAGGGACGCGCGGTGTACTCGATGGAGTTCGCGCACTACGAGGAGGTCCCGAAGGCGAAGGCCGACGAGATCATCCAGAAGGTCAAGGCGTAA
- a CDS encoding glyoxalase: protein MNFVSVRIITDNVQQLVRFYEEALGLAPTWYTEDFAEVVTPSCTLAIGSTRTMALFGAGAARPAANHTAILEFHVDDVDREYERLRGVLRDVVQAPTTQPWGNRSLLFRDPDGNLVNLFTPVSPQAIRKYQAQTGAAAS, encoded by the coding sequence ATGAACTTCGTCTCCGTGCGCATCATCACCGACAACGTCCAGCAGCTCGTGCGGTTCTACGAGGAGGCGCTCGGACTCGCGCCGACGTGGTACACGGAAGACTTCGCTGAGGTCGTGACACCATCGTGTACGCTAGCAATCGGCAGTACGCGCACGATGGCGCTGTTTGGGGCTGGGGCCGCCCGTCCCGCCGCGAACCACACCGCGATCCTCGAGTTCCACGTCGACGACGTGGACCGCGAGTACGAGCGGCTCCGGGGCGTCCTCCGCGACGTGGTCCAGGCGCCCACGACGCAGCCGTGGGGCAACCGCTCGCTCCTCTTCCGCGACCCCGACGGCAACCTCGTCAACCTCTTCACGCCGGTCAGCCCGCAGGCGATCCGGAAGTACCAGGCCCAGACCGGCGCGGCCGCATCGTAA
- a CDS encoding TetR family transcriptional regulator — translation MANEERLKKGARVKKEPGRTLQSAGAAVDDRVRRSTERVLRVASELLAESGVGGVSIDEVSRRSGVAKTTIYRHWPTRADLVIDTCSQLSASQDVPDTGTLAGDVRALLLYVAELLRTARWSSVMPSIIDAAERDPALAAVHGRIQRGHADPLREVITRAMRRGDLPATTDPAVMIAGLLGPLYYRRWFSREPLDEQFVEGVVTQATRPG, via the coding sequence ATGGCGAATGAAGAGCGCCTCAAGAAGGGAGCGCGCGTCAAGAAGGAACCTGGCCGGACGCTGCAGAGCGCCGGTGCTGCTGTCGACGACCGCGTCCGGCGCTCGACGGAGCGTGTATTGCGCGTCGCGTCGGAGCTGCTCGCCGAGAGCGGCGTCGGGGGCGTCAGCATCGATGAAGTGTCCCGCCGCTCCGGCGTTGCCAAGACGACGATCTACCGCCACTGGCCGACGCGGGCCGACCTCGTGATCGACACCTGTTCGCAGCTGAGCGCGAGCCAGGACGTCCCGGACACCGGCACCCTGGCCGGGGACGTCCGGGCGCTCCTCCTCTATGTCGCCGAGCTCTTGCGGACCGCCCGGTGGTCGTCCGTGATGCCGTCGATCATCGACGCCGCCGAGCGCGACCCGGCCCTCGCGGCGGTGCACGGGCGGATCCAGCGCGGGCACGCGGACCCGCTCCGGGAGGTGATCACGCGCGCCATGCGCCGCGGCGACCTTCCCGCGACCACCGATCCAGCGGTCATGATCGCAGGGCTCCTCGGCCCCCTCTACTACCGCCGTTGGTTCTCGCGCGAACCGCTCGACGAGCAATTTGTGGAGGGCGTGGTCACGCAGGCGACTCGTCCCGGCTGA